One genomic segment of Penaeus chinensis breed Huanghai No. 1 chromosome 13, ASM1920278v2, whole genome shotgun sequence includes these proteins:
- the LOC125031861 gene encoding uncharacterized protein LOC125031861, whose product MLRFAFRDFLIITLLAFGVTGQECVWNKDADFPEYPPIILDASFEIVRPVMEGDLRVVRVSAGAQLTLACPGSEVTNLGTVAVDVICGGGDLLVVDGTEWRLDELGCTVKDKESIHRNLGSCGDGGAGVLEGIGFEIFGPESFYELIRVCFEPKAETTLYTEHVVHGANIAAKDIDSSRPSFKSSTGFFSVSMSTCYTQNSQLALMKTLLGDDDLANTILNPHEQLYLARGHLAPDADFVTEAEQDATYYYINAAPQWQAFNNGNWKYLEYATRDLAEAHGTDLTIYTGGFDVLTLDDINANPVEIYLGLTENEMVVPAPAVTWKVVYEESSSRAVGVVGVNNPHITSPPTPLCSDLCSSLSWIDFDVNDLGHGYTYCCSVDDLRAAIPHVPDLGNVGLLDK is encoded by the exons ATGTTGAGATTTGCCTTCCGCGACTTCTTAATTATCACCCTTCTCGCCTTTGGAGTTACAG gcCAGGAATGCGTGTGGAATAAGGACGCCGATTTCCCTGAATATCCACCGATTATCCTCGATGCCTCGTTCGAGATCGTCCGCCCCGTCATGGAGGGCGACCTGAGAGTAGTTcg CGTATCGGCCGGGGCTCAGCTGACCCTCGCGTGCCCCGGGAGCGAAGTTACCAACCTTGGGACAGTTGCTGTGGATGTGATATGTGGCGGAGGTGATCTTCTTGTTGTTGATGGGACT gaATGGCGTCTGGACGAACTCGGCTGCACCGTGAAGGACAAGGAGTCGATTCACCGGAACCTCGGCAGCTGCGGAGACGGTGGCGCCGGCGTGCTCGAGGGCATCGGCTTTGAGATTTTTGGGCCTGAGAGTTTTTACGAATTG ATTCGCGTGTGCTTCGAACCCAAAGCCGAGACGACCCTGTATACCGAACACGTCGTCCATGGAGCCAACATCGCCGCTAAGGACATCGACTCCTCCAGGCCTTCCTTCAAGTCCTCGACAGGTTTCTTCAGCGTCTCCATGTCCACGTGTTACACCCAGAACTCGCAGCTCGCTTTGATGAAGACGCTGCTGGGAGatgat GACCTTGCCAACACTATCCTCAACCCCCACGAACAGCTGTACCTCGCCAGGGGACACCTCGCTCCTGACGCCGATTTCGTGACGGAGGCGGAGCAGGACGCGACCTACTATTACATCAACGCCGCTCCTCAGTGGCAGGCCTTCAATAACGGAAACTGGAAG TACCTTGAGTACGCAACCCGTGACCTTGCCGAAGCCCACGGTACTGACCTGACCATCTACACCGGCGGTTTCGATGTCCTGACCTTGGATGACATCAACGCGAACCCGGTTGAGATTTATCTTGGGTTGACTGAGAACGAGATGGTTGTCCCCGCGCCAGCTGTCACTTGGAAG GTCGTCTACGAGGAGAGCAGTTCTCGTGCCGTGGGCGTCGTGGGCGTGAACAACCCTCACATCACCAGCCCGCCCACTCCGCTGTGTTCGGATCTGTGCAGTTCTCTCTCATGGATCGACTTCGACGTGAATGACCTCGGCCACGGCTACACTTACTGCTGTAGCGTCGATGATCTGAGGGCGGCCATACCACATGTCCCCGATCTCGGAAATGTTGGTTTGCTTGATAAGTAA